Proteins encoded in a region of the Ornithodoros turicata isolate Travis chromosome 3, ASM3712646v1, whole genome shotgun sequence genome:
- the LOC135390167 gene encoding uncharacterized protein LOC135390167 has protein sequence MAVVDSCYRFVLIDVGAEGRQSDSGVFKASPIGHHLESGTLDTPGLKKLPGSDLVTPHVFIGDEAFQLRPDFLRPYPGLGLPTEKRVFNLRLSRARNCVENAFGILCARWRILLRTINLIPENADGVVKAACVLHNFLSTHNNDTVGYGDNQDVYSNITEGRWHQELEGCSMLPSLHRTHARNFSRDAAASREAFTKYFCSPAGELSWQWARVQPQ, from the exons ATGGCTGTCGTAGACAGCTGCTACAGGTTTGTCCTGATTGATGTTGGCGCTGAGGGACGACAAAGTGATTCTGGAGTGTTCAAGGCATCTCCAATTGGCCACCACCTTGAAAGCGGCACCTTGGACACCCCAGGGTTGAAGAAACTGCCTGGAAGCGACCTGGTGACTCCCCACGTGTTTATTGGTGATGAGGCGTTCCAACTGCGACCTGATTTTCTGAGGCCCTACCCAGGCCTCGGCCTGCCTACAGAAAAGAGGGTCTTCAACTTACGGTTGAGCCGTGCCAG GAACTGCGTTGAAAACGCATTCGGCATTCTCTGCGCACGGTGGAGGATCCTGTTGAGGACCATCAACTTAATACCAGAAAATGCAGATGGTGTTGTAAAGGCAGCTTGTGTGCTTCACAATTTCCTGAGCACTCACAACAATGACACTGTGGGCTATGGTGACAATCAGGATGTCTACAGCAACATTACTGAAGGAAGATGGCATCAGGAGCTGGAGGGTTGTTCAATGTTGCCTTCTCTGCATCGCACCCATGCAAGAAACTTCAGCAGGGATGCCGCTGCAAGCAGGGAAGCATTTACTAAATACTTCTGTAGTCCAGCTGGGGAGTTGTCATGGCAGTGGGCAAGGGTACAACCACAGTGA
- the LOC135390168 gene encoding uncharacterized protein LOC135390168 — protein MEVQLGLTQKRNELKLDAVPTVFHEQSEPATSTLQAVRQGQAQVKDQVLLIKSHPSMKRHQTMIFQNSAFFIQVQEVKRMTSWLLLTSHSYMPRQNNLTAGNEKKKKKVRFRSTQIFVQRLTTTTLL, from the exons atggaagtgcaacttggattgacacaaaaaaggaacgaattgaaacttgacgccgttccgacagtgttccacgaacaaagcgagccagcaacttcgaca ctgcaggcagttcgacagggtcaagcgcaagtg aaggaccaggtgctgctgatcaagtcccatccatccatgaaacggcatcaaacaat gatcttccagaacagtgctttcttcatccaagttcaagaagtaaagagaatgacttcatggcttctactgacatctcacagctacatgccaagacaaaataacttgacagcaggaaatgaaaagaaaaaaaaaaaggtccgtttcaggtccacccaaatctttgtgcagaggctgacaacaacaacgctattgtga